The genome window TATAAAAATATTTTCTGGTGGGGATTAGACCTTATAGCAGATGGACTTGTTCTGATATATGTTGCAGGGACATGGTATCTGCTTGCAATGCTCATAACAGGAAGAAACCTTTTTATGCAAAATATAGCCAGAGCTGCACTTCTTCTTGAACTGATAGTTTCATGGGCTGTATGGAGCCACCATCTTCTTTCAGACCAACCTCAGCCTGAGATAATGAAACTGGCATCAGGCGAGATGATAACAGCCTTTGAGCTTATAACACAGGGTCTTGCATTTTTTATTACCCTAACAACACTATGGCTTGCAAGACCCCTTAAAATGACAAATGAACTGAAATTTTTACTTGGTGGACTTCTTGGATTTGCCCTTGCAGTTCCTGCAGGAATAATACAGGCTGACCTTGGAATGAACAGGATACTCCACAATACCCAGTGGGTAGCAGGAGCTCACTTCCATGTTGCGATACTTGTAGGTCTAACAATGACCCTTTACAGCGCCATATACATATTATTCCCTATCCTGACAAATAACTCTGTAAAACTATTTAGTCAGAAGCTTGCAAACTGGCATTTCTGGCTTCACCTTCTTGGAGGAATAGGAATGGGAGCATTTATGGGAATGGCAGGGATTGATGGTATGCTCAGAAGACATGTTTACACTGAAGGTGAATTTTTAGGTTATATGATACTGGCAGGTATCTGTGGTGCTATGCTTGTAGCTGCATGGGTAATCTTCATGTTTAATATAATCGCCACAATAGGACTAAAAGGCTTAATAGGTATATTCAAACCATCAAAACTTCAAAAAGATATTATTGTTCCAGAAACAGCAGCAGCAGTCCAAAAGGGGTAACAATGTTAGATTTGAAAAAGGTTGCAAAACAGATAAAAGAAGATGGACTGTATACTTTTATTTACAATGAAATGAAAGAAATAACAGGAAAAGGAGAACTATCCGAGGAGGAAGTTCTCCATCTTCTCACTAAAGAACCAAAATTTCTTCAAGACTACAAAACCCTGAACACCCAGAGTGAAATAAGTAATATTCAGATTGCCTATCAGGAGATTTACGATGATGACCCTCCTGAATGTAAAAAATTAAAACAAAAAATAAATGAATACAGGGAAGAATTGATAAGATTGGAACCTTTTGAAAACAAACCTGATAACATGCTTTATGCTCTATGGATAGGTTCAGCTGTTATATTTCTCATATTTGTTATACATAACCTTGTGGTTCTCTATACATTCTGGTATGAAAAATACCCAGCAGCTGTATATGCATCTTACATTGTTGTAATTATCTTAGGTTATCTATATTACCGAAAACGAATACAACAACATTACCTTAATCATACTAAATTCAAAAATATTGAAGAAAAGGTAAAGCTTCTAATAGAAACAGGTAAAAAGACCAAATGCTTAAAAAAAATTTATATATAAGGGTTGCTCAACTCCTTACCTACCACAGCTAAACCTGTTTAACGCTGCTCCACTTGTGTGGAGCAGTATTTTTATTTGAAAAAAAAAAGCATTGAGATATAATATAATCTCCTCAAAAGGAGAGGTGGCCGAGCGGTCGAAGGCGGCTCCCTGCTAAGGAGTTGAGCGGGTTTTCCCCGCTCCGAGGGTTCAAATCCCTCCCTCTCCGCCATTGAATTTTTTTATATTTCTCACAAGCAGGCTTTTTCTCCCTTCCCTCCGAAAAAAAGTATTGCACTAATTGAAAAAACAAAATAAACTGGAAGTGAACTCATTTCTATCTATAAAGGAGGAAATTTATTTTATGACATTAAAAATCTGTCCACAATGTAAAACAGAAAACCCTGAAAATGCCAAATTCTGTCAGAACTGTGGTTTCAACTTAGAAGAGGTTCAAACCTTTCAAGATATTTCCACAGAAGAAACAGGGCAATTACAGCAGCAATTTTCACAAACAGATTACAAAGAACCTACCAAAACGCAAAGTTCCGCTACCAACAGTAACGATTTTAAGCAAAATTATACGGAAAATCTGGTGGAAACAAATCCACAACTTGAAAAGGATATAGATTTATGGAGTGCTTACGTTCAAACAAAATTGGACTATTACATACCTAAATTTGTCAAATTTAAAACTCAGGATAAAAAAGTTAGCTGGAACTGGCCTGCTTTTTTCTTCAGCCCCTTATGGTTTGCATATAGAAAAATGCTATGGTACGGAGTTCTTGTAATGATTTTAAGCATTATTCCACTGGTTGGTCTAATTGTATCTATTTTATCGGGAATATTTGGGAATTATCTTTATTACAGGAAAACAAATGAGGAAGTTCAAAAAGCTTTAATCCAGAGTAAATATCTGAATACTGACCCGAAAATTATATTAGCCGGTAAGGGAGGTACAAGTGTAGCTAACCTATTTATTTTATTCGGTATAGCATTAATTCTTAGTATTGTTTATACAATATTCATAGCTGCTCTTGGGGGTGGTTATTAAACTTTCAACAGGGAAAGGTTTCTATGGAGAAGTTTAAAATACCTGTTGCTTTAGTATCCCTCGCTTCCGTTGTTATTATAATAGCTGGACTAAAAGCTGCTCAGGATATGGTGGTTCAGCTTCTTCTTGCCCTTTTCTTTGCAATAATGTTTCTCCCTCTTTTCAAATTCTTTAACAAAAGATTTCCTAAATGGCTATCACTTACTATTGTTCTTATGATAAATCTATTTTTTATTTACATTCTTGCTTTAACAGTGGTTAGCTCTGTAAATGAATTTAGAGAAAATCTTGGTGAATACCAGCAAAAAATGAGTTATTACATGGAATACGGCAGTATTATTCTTGAGAAAGCTGGAATTCCAAGTCCACCCTCCATACAACTTAAATTTGTAAATCCGTCTTTTATATTCCAGTTTATCTCTAATTCCTTATTAAGTTTTGGTAACATTCTGGCAAATGCAGCCTTTATTCTTATTTTGGCAGCATTTATTCTGCTTGAAAGTGATATTTTTTCAAAGAAACTAAAAGTAATAGCAAAAGGTAAAGATGCCCATAAACTTGTTGACCAGTTTTTTGATAGTGTCATTGAGTATATGAAAATAAAAACAATAATGTCTTTTCTAACAGGATTTTTTGCGTGGATTGTCCTGGCTATTTTAGGTGTTGATTTTGCTCTTTTATGGGGAATTCTTACATTTTTGCTAAATTTTATACCCACAATAGGCTCAATTATTGCTGCAATTCCCCCTGTTATTATCGCTCTTATAGACTGTGGTGTGTGGCAGGCTGTGGTAGTAGCTGTTTGGTATGTCATTATAAACATGATTATAGGAAATATTATAGAGCCTAAGTTAATGGGTAAAGGTGTAGGATTATCTCCTCTCATAGTTCTTCTTTCTCTTGTATTCTGGGGGTGGGTTCTTGGAACAGTTGGAATGTTTCTATCAATTCCCCTTACCATAATAGCAAAAATGGCATTTGAACTGAAAGAAGAAACCAGATGGATTGCTATTCTGATGGATAGCGATGTCAGAGAAAAAGCCTAATCACCTCGCAATTACATAGCCATAAATTTTTTGTGGACCGCCTTTTTTAATGGTTTTATACATGTTCAGCATTGTTGCTCCTGTGGTTAAAATATCATCAAAGATAAGGATGTTTTTGTCTTTTATATTATGATTTTTTAATATGAATACATCTTTTAGATTTTCCCATCTTTCTTCTGCAGTAAGTTCCATCTGTAGTGGTGTTTTTTTGACCTTTTCAACAAGAGGAACAATCAGATATTCTGGAAATATGCATTTCAATATTTCCTCAAGATGATTAAATTCCCTTTCCTTTAGTGTTTTTTTGTCAACAGGCACGTAAGTAATAATATCTATTTTGTTTGTTTTGCTATAAGCAGTAATGTCTTCTTTTATTATTTCTGCCAGCTGTGAGGCCAAATTCCTGTAGCCATTTATTTTCAGCTGGTAAATGATTTCGGTTATTGCCTTATCCTTTGATTTGAAAACCTGAATATCATCAAACTTTCTTTGTTTGAAGCATTCCTGACAGTTCTCTGTCTGTTTACCACAACTGTGGCAATACTTTAGGGTTTCTTTTTTTATATTTTCTAAACAAATTTGACAAAACAGGTTTTGTTTTTTATAAACAAACAATTCATTACACAAAATACATTTTGCAGGGAATAGAGCATTTAATATATTCACATCACTGTCCAGAAATGATTTAAACTGCCGATACCTTTACCTGTTTTCAGGGAGTTTTCTATTGCTCCCTGGACATAGGCTCTGGCTATCCGTATAGCTTTTAAAGGTTCTACACCCTTTGCTATTAAAGCCGTTATTGCTGCCGAAAAAGTACAACCTGTTCCATGGGTGTTTTTGGTATCAACAAATGGGTATGTAAGAAAAATAAATTCATCATTGTATAAAACAACATCTGTAACTGTCCTATTCTGAGGAAGATGACCACCTTTTATTATGACTGTTTCTGCACCTATTTTTTTTATCTCTCTTGCAGCTTTTTTCATATCTTCTATTGATGATATTTCTATACCTGTTATCACTTCTGCTTCATCTTTGTTAGGTGTGATTATGTAGCTTACAGGTATTATTTTTTGGATAAATATTTCTATTGCCTCTTCTTCAAGGAGAAATCTGCCATTTTTGGATTTTATTACAGTGTCAACAATTAGAGGAAATTTATATTTTTGCTGGATTTTGTAAACAACATCAATATTTTCCCTGTTCATTAACATTCCTGTTTTGGCAGCATCAATTCCGATATCTTCAGCTACAGATGATATCTGGGAATATAGGATTTCAGGTTCAACAGGATGGGTACTAATCACACCAAGACTGTTTTGAACAGTTATAGCTGTTATAGCTGACATTCCATAAACACCAAAGGCAGAAAATACCTTCAAATCTGCCTGAATTCCTGCTCCACCACTATTATCAGAACCTGCTATAGTTAAAGTTTTTTTCATAACCTAACCTAAATTATCCGAGTATATAATTTTATGATATTACTACAAATGGAGATTAAATGAGGAAAGTTCTTATATTTTTCCTTTTAACTTTTTTATATGCCTACGGAGAAAAACTCAAGATAGTTTCAGATTATCCTCTTCCTTATAACAATATTCAAGAAATATACAATAAAACAAAAGATATAAACCTGATAATTGAGCTTTTAAAGAAAACGGATGATTTCTTAAAAATATACGCAAAAGATAATACGCTTTATCTGAAAAGAAAACTTTATGTTAAAGATGTAAAAATCCATGGAAATAAATCATTTTGGCGAAGAGAAATACTTGCAATTACAGGTATAGTTGAAGGTTATTCAATTGATTTTAATATCTTACACAATATATATACCAGATTAAAAAAGTTTTATATGGATAATGGATTTCCTTTTGCCCAAATAACTGTTAAAGCAAATATAGATAAAACAGGAAATATTTACATTATTCTTGATATATATGAAGGTGGTGAAAAGGAAATAAATGACTTCCTTATTTACACATCTTTTCCTGTTTCTGAGCATTTCAAAAAAGAAATGATTAATACTCTTGGCGTAAAAAAGGGGGATATATTTAATTTATCTGCTATTACTACAGGTTTAGATAAACTCCAGAATTTTCTTTATGAAAAAGATTATTACGATTCCTTTGTAAACCTTGTGAGCTTTAAACCTGCAAATAAATCTAAAGTGGACGTTATCTTATTTGTTGACCTTGGTATGAAATATAATATCCATTTTACAGGGAACAGGTTTTTCTCCCAACAACAGCTAAAAAAGGTACTTACATTTGCTAAGAACGGTTTTAATTATTACCAGATAGTTCAGTCCACCGAAAACATAGAAAATCTCTACAAAAAAAATGGATTTTTAGAGGTTACAGTCATTCCTTCCTATAAGGAATATTTTAAAGAGAATAAGACAGAAATATTTTTTCTAATCCATGAAGGTGAAAGATATAAAATCAGCAACATCAATATACAAACAGATATCCCAGAGATAAATAATTTTTTAAAAAAATTTCATGGAAAATTTTATAAAAAAGAAAAAATTTTAAATGTTTTAAAACAACTAAGAGAAAAATATTATAGAGAAGGATATCTGAACGTAAATTATTCTCTGGAGGAAAAAATAAATAAAACAAACAAAACTGTATCACTATACCTGACCTTTCACAAAGGTAAAAAGTTTGTGATAAAAGATATTCAAATAAAAAATTTCTCCTACAAACCGGATATAAAACTTCCTATACCTTATAACCCAAATAAAATTCTGGCATTACTTGATAAAACCAAAAGTAGGCTCAAGGATGAAGGCTATTTTGATGGTGATGCATTTCTTGATGTAAAAATAAAACCAGCCGATGGAATTATTGAAACAGTAGTAATAATAGATGTAAAAAAAGGAGAAAGATACAAACAAGGAATAACCTTTATATATGGAACTCGCCATCTTTCTCCAAAAATGATTATAAATAACCTCTCCAAAGATAAATACTATTCCAAAAAAGAATTTGATAACGAACTTGATTTTATGTATTATACCTCCTTGTTTGATGCTATAAATCCTTATCTAAAGATAGACAAAAAAAGAAAAGAAGTTGAAAAAGCATATATACTCCACGAAGACAAAAGAGGCTCTTTCCAGGGCAGTTTTGGTTATAATACAGAGCAAAAGCTCAAACTATCAGCTGCAATTAATCTAAAAAACTTATTTAAATATGGATTTGAAACCTCCTCCTATATTGAGAAAAATGATTTAGGCTGGTATTACAGATTTACATTCGGAAACAGACTATTACCTAAAAGAACAGGCTTATTTCTATCATATATCCGAAATTATGAGTATCATCGTATATTTGACCTTGAAACCCAAGGATTTGAACTTAAAGTTCAAAGAAAGCCTAATAAGTGGGTTGAACAGACAATTTCCCTCCAGTATATGAGAAACTCACTAAAAAACCAGAATATATACCCAGACAACTTCTTCAAAACATTAAAACTACGCTTATCCTTTATAGATAACCATAGAGAACCAAGAGTAAATCCTCGTCATGGATATATTATTACAGGAGCCTTAACAAAGGAATTTCAGGATATAAACTATTTTAAATTATATACAACAGGTAGATATTATCTGTCTTATGCATTTTTAACCTGGACCCAAAAATTAAGCTTTGGGCATATATTCAAAAAAAATGAGCAGCTACCTCCTTCTGAAAGATTTTTTCTGGGAGGAGTTTCCAGTTTTAGAGGTTTTGGATACGAAAATGTAGCAGGGAAAAAAGGACAAGGAGGAAACACTCTTTTACTTATAAACAATGAAATTAGATACCCTCTCTTCCCTTCCGTAAATCTTTTTGGATTTGTATTCATGGATATAGGAAATGTTTATGAAAAATTTAATCAGATAGGCGGCACCCTCAGGAAAACAGCTGGTACCGGTGCATACATACCAACTCCTGTAGGCTCATTTCTAATAGATATTGCATTCAAGCTTGATAGACAACCTGGTGAAGACCTTTACAGATTGGAATTTAGTATTAATACTCTATTTTAGGATATAATTGAATTTATTTAACAATATGGAGTTTACTATGTTTGGTGGTATAGGATTATCTGAAATATTATTAATTTTTGTAGTTGCCTTACTGGTTCTGGGTCCCAAAAGACTTCCTGAACTTGCAAAAACATTAGGCAGATTTTACCGAGAAATCCGGTCTACAGTAGATGAAGTAAAAGAAGTTATAGTGGAAGAACCCCAAAAGCAAAAACACACCCAGCAGTATATTCCACCAAATTTAGATGATGAAATTGAAACAGAAATTAATGAGGACAACAAAGAAAAACTCAAAAAGAACCTACAAGGAGAAAAAATATCCTTTAAGAAAAAACAGGAGAATGAAATAAATGAGCGAGAAGATAAAAAGTCCTGAAGAATTTGAAGCACCTATTACAGAACATCTGGCAGAACTTAGAATAAGACTTTTTAGAAGTTTAGTAGCTATTATAGCAGGCACACTGCTTGTATTTGTAAAGGTTGATATTTTCTTTGAAATTTTTAAAGAGCCTTTAAAAAAGGCTTTTCCTGACTTAAAACTGGTAGCACTTACACCGACGGAATCATTTTTTACTGCATTTAAAATAGCCCTTTTGGTAGGTTTTGTGGTTGCCTCACCTTTTGTTTTTTATCAGATATGGAAATTTATAGAACCTGCCCTTTATGAAGAAGAGAAAAAACTTGTTGTTCCTTTTGTATTCTTCACTACAGTTTTTTTCATTTCAGGAGCATTGTTTGCCTATTTTGGAGTTTTGCCACTGGCAATTAAATTTTTATTAACCTTTGGTTATACCCAGCTTGATGTTGAAGCAATGATATCGGTTAGCTCATATATATCTTTTGTTGTAAGACTTATTCTGGCTTTCGGGATTACATTTGAACTTCCCGTTATTCTTTCACTACTTGCACGACTTGGTCTTGTTACACCAGAAGCCTTATCCCGATTTCGTCCCTATTTTGTTATTGCTGCTTTTACACTTGCTGCTTTCCTGACACCACCAGATATCGTAAGTCAGGTATTTCTGGCAATGCCTTTAATCGTATTTTATGAGATATCTATCATTATGGCAAAAATTCTTTATCCTCGCAGCGAAAGGAGTAGAGAAAATCAGGTATAACACTGGCTTTATCCTTAAAGTAAGTGTATATTATTTTCCAAAATATAATTAAGAATAGTTATAAATATTAAAAAAATATAAATTTTATATTTATAGGGATATTGGGAGTACTGACCTGTATAGGAGGGAAAAGTGGAAATAGATTTAAAAAATTTAGACGCAAAACAGATATACAAATTAATGACAAGTATAATAGTACCCCGTCCAATAGCCTGGGTATCCACTATAAGCAAAGATGGAGTTTATAACCTGGCTCCCTTTAGTTATTTTGCCGGCATATCATCTGACCCCCCTCTTTTATTAATATCAGTAGGTAGGAAGGACACCAAAGAAAAAAAAGATACCTGGCAAAATATAGAAGAAACTGGGGAATTTGTTGTAAATATGGTTACCAAAGAAATACTTGAAAAAATGAATATAACAGCATTACCTTTTGATAGAGAGATTGATGAATTTGAAAAAGCAGGTCTTACCCCTGTTCCTTCCTCAGTAGTCAGAGCACCCAGAGTTAAAGAAGCACCTGTAAATATTGAGTGTAAGAGTTTTGAGATTATCCAGATAGGCAAAATGGGAATAATTCTGGGGGAAATATTAAAAGTTCATGTAAAAGAGGATATACTAAATGAGAAAGGTTATGTAGATACAACTAAACTGCAAATAATAGGAAGACTTGGAGGTGCAAATTACTGTATTATCACAGAAGAAAACACTATTGAACTTAAAAGGCCAGATAAGAGGTAAGCAATGAATAGAAGACAGGCTTTAAAAGAATTTAAGCAAACAATTAAAAATTTAGGTCTAAAATACACTCCACAACGGGAAAAAGTCTTCAAAGCAATACTAAATATTAGGGGACATTTTGAAATTGAACAACTGGTTCATAAAATACAATCCAAAAATATAAATGTATCAAGGGCAACAGTTTACAGAACCTTAGAAATATTAAAAGAACTTGGATACGTAAGGGAAGTTATAAAATTTAAAAACAAAACCATTTATGAAATAAATTTAAAAGAACACCATAACCACCTAATATGTACCAAATGTGGAAAAATTATAGAATTCCATTCAGACAAAATAGAAGAATTACAAGAAAAAATCTGTCAAAAATATAACTTTAAGCCAGAATTCCATAGATTAGAAATATTCGGTCTATGCGAAAAATGTCAGAAAAAAAAGAAATAACAACCATACTGCTTGCAGGTGGACAAAGCAAGCGTATGGGAAAAGACAAGGCATTTTTGAAGCTAAACGGAAAAACATTCTTTCGGATAATTATAGAAAAAATCTCAAAATACTCTAATCAGATAATTATTTCTACAAACAAAGACAAGAATTTGTATTTACCTGATATAAGCGACTTAACAATACACCCTTTATTTGTAAAAGATAAAAACCCCTATTCAGGACCTTTAAACGGTATTATAAGTTGCATTCCATATGTAAAAAATAAATTTATTTTCATAGCAACTTGCGATACACCATTATTAAACCCTGATTTAATTCCTTTTCTTTCGGATAAAATAAACAACTATGATGCAGTAATTCCTGTAATAAATGAAAAAAAACAATTTCTAAACACCATTTATACTAAAAATGCCCTTAATATTGCTAATAACCTGTATAGCGCAGGAAAACGTTCTCTTTATGCCTGGACAAACCTACTAAATGTAAAGGAAATCCACCAAAAAGAATTAGAAGCAGTGAAGAACTCTTTACTTTCATACTGGAGCATTAACACACCGGAAGACTACACGAGGTTGCTGGATATATGGCACAAATATTACTAACAGTCTTTTTAGTTCTAAGTTTTATTTCTTATGGGCAAAGTTTGGAAAAGTTATTAGATAAATATGCAGAACTTAATAAACTTTATAAAAAAACCATTCAAGAAACAGAAGGTCATCTTATCCTATTTACCAGAGAAGATATACAAAAACTTCAAGCTTACAAGTTATCTGACATACTTAAATACATAAGATACTTTACTCTGATAAGAAACCAGTATGGAGAAAACGTCCTCTCCTATGCTTCTGTATATCCTTTAGAAAACTCAACAATAAGACTGTTTATAAATGACCATGAAATCAGCGGTATTTATAAAAAAACTCCACTCTCCTTATGGGCAGATATGCCGCTGGACAATGTAGACCATATAGAGATTTATCAGGGGGAAAGTGCCCTGAAATTTAATAATGAAGCTGCAGGGATGATTATAAAAGTATATACAAAAAGACCAGAAACAGAAAATACGAAAACTATAAGAGTATCTACATCCACACGCAAAGATTATTCTTTTTCAGTATATATTGCAGGAGAAACTTCTGCTGAAAGTTCAGCATTTTTGCTGATAAATAGAGAAACTTATAAGTCCAAAAAGTATCTCTCTGACCTACAAATTAATAATCGCTACTATTATATAAGTGGGGGATTTTATCTCCCAAGGCTATCTATAGAAACAGGCATAGCTATAAAAGGCTCAAATAACTTTCGTGGAGATACCCTAATAAGCAAGCCAGAATACTCCGACAGTCAGTCGTCCCACGGATACATTTCCATATCCAGATTATTATCCACTGAACTAAAGTTAAAATTAAGATTTTATGCTGACAAAATAAACACATCTGAATATGAAAAGGGAGATTTATCAAATCCCGTTTTTATACGATATCCCCCTTTATTAGTCTCTTCCTACTCTAAACAAATAAACTCAACAAAAATTGGGACAGAAATTGTCGGAGAATATCAAAAAAATAAAACAAAACTCTTTTATGGAACAAAAATCCAATACTCCCGATACAGACTAATCCAGCAAATACCATTTACCAACTTAACAGATAGGAACTGGGAAAACTATCGTTCTTTTTATATAGAAAATGTCTATAATTTAAAACCTAAACTTGGCCTGGTAGCAGGTATAAAATACGAAAACACAGAAAGAGGATATGGACAAGACATAGAAGGAATAATATGGCGAATTGGCTTAGTTTATCTAATAAATAAATTAGACTATTTCAAATTATTCTTATCCAGGTATTACACTCCCCCTTCTTTTATTGAAACACACTCCAACCACAACTTAAAAAAGCAAGAAAACAAAAGTCTAACATTAGAATATTCTGCAATCTATCCTATAGGCAAATTAACAATAACAGCTGGAACATTCATCATTAAAGACAGTATTCTTATTTCCCCTTCTACATATAACTATATAAACACACCAGAAAAACTAAAATACTACTTCTGGTCTGTTGAATACCACAAAAATTTTCTTCAAGGAAACTATATA of Persephonella sp. IF05-L8 contains these proteins:
- a CDS encoding cbb3-type cytochrome c oxidase subunit I, coding for MNIKDILINGNKGGLDYEGLSPLQKITLRFVVVGLIFYGVAAIEGMLMRGQEITPLPFIDDSHFFAIMTVHPIVGIFGSTYLLVFGAFLFLVPYLMKKPIFSIKLANFTWIIMAVGTVLVWLSGFIYHYAPLYTIYWPLPVDFTQFNVVGAVMFVVGIAFIMIGTLAFIVNIYGTVFYTPKGQKKQPIKPLLMSAFGIDGFLNIVNKIRGKEPYVKEPPLSLPIVAIFRGTVDTFLDALVILGAGLLILFFIGNQVFQWGLHYHSVDSLLYKNIFWWGLDLIADGLVLIYVAGTWYLLAMLITGRNLFMQNIARAALLLELIVSWAVWSHHLLSDQPQPEIMKLASGEMITAFELITQGLAFFITLTTLWLARPLKMTNELKFLLGGLLGFALAVPAGIIQADLGMNRILHNTQWVAGAHFHVAILVGLTMTLYSAIYILFPILTNNSVKLFSQKLANWHFWLHLLGGIGMGAFMGMAGIDGMLRRHVYTEGEFLGYMILAGICGAMLVAAWVIFMFNIIATIGLKGLIGIFKPSKLQKDIIVPETAAAVQKG
- a CDS encoding zinc-ribbon domain-containing protein produces the protein MTLKICPQCKTENPENAKFCQNCGFNLEEVQTFQDISTEETGQLQQQFSQTDYKEPTKTQSSATNSNDFKQNYTENLVETNPQLEKDIDLWSAYVQTKLDYYIPKFVKFKTQDKKVSWNWPAFFFSPLWFAYRKMLWYGVLVMILSIIPLVGLIVSILSGIFGNYLYYRKTNEEVQKALIQSKYLNTDPKIILAGKGGTSVANLFILFGIALILSIVYTIFIAALGGGY
- a CDS encoding AI-2E family transporter — encoded protein: MEKFKIPVALVSLASVVIIIAGLKAAQDMVVQLLLALFFAIMFLPLFKFFNKRFPKWLSLTIVLMINLFFIYILALTVVSSVNEFRENLGEYQQKMSYYMEYGSIILEKAGIPSPPSIQLKFVNPSFIFQFISNSLLSFGNILANAAFILILAAFILLESDIFSKKLKVIAKGKDAHKLVDQFFDSVIEYMKIKTIMSFLTGFFAWIVLAILGVDFALLWGILTFLLNFIPTIGSIIAAIPPVIIALIDCGVWQAVVVAVWYVIINMIIGNIIEPKLMGKGVGLSPLIVLLSLVFWGWVLGTVGMFLSIPLTIIAKMAFELKEETRWIAILMDSDVREKA
- a CDS encoding double zinc ribbon domain-containing protein; translation: MNILNALFPAKCILCNELFVYKKQNLFCQICLENIKKETLKYCHSCGKQTENCQECFKQRKFDDIQVFKSKDKAITEIIYQLKINGYRNLASQLAEIIKEDITAYSKTNKIDIITYVPVDKKTLKEREFNHLEEILKCIFPEYLIVPLVEKVKKTPLQMELTAEERWENLKDVFILKNHNIKDKNILIFDDILTTGATMLNMYKTIKKGGPQKIYGYVIAR
- the thiD gene encoding bifunctional hydroxymethylpyrimidine kinase/phosphomethylpyrimidine kinase, with protein sequence MKKTLTIAGSDNSGGAGIQADLKVFSAFGVYGMSAITAITVQNSLGVISTHPVEPEILYSQISSVAEDIGIDAAKTGMLMNRENIDVVYKIQQKYKFPLIVDTVIKSKNGRFLLEEEAIEIFIQKIIPVSYIITPNKDEAEVITGIEISSIEDMKKAAREIKKIGAETVIIKGGHLPQNRTVTDVVLYNDEFIFLTYPFVDTKNTHGTGCTFSAAITALIAKGVEPLKAIRIARAYVQGAIENSLKTGKGIGSLNHFWTVM
- a CDS encoding outer membrane protein assembly factor; amino-acid sequence: MRKVLIFFLLTFLYAYGEKLKIVSDYPLPYNNIQEIYNKTKDINLIIELLKKTDDFLKIYAKDNTLYLKRKLYVKDVKIHGNKSFWRREILAITGIVEGYSIDFNILHNIYTRLKKFYMDNGFPFAQITVKANIDKTGNIYIILDIYEGGEKEINDFLIYTSFPVSEHFKKEMINTLGVKKGDIFNLSAITTGLDKLQNFLYEKDYYDSFVNLVSFKPANKSKVDVILFVDLGMKYNIHFTGNRFFSQQQLKKVLTFAKNGFNYYQIVQSTENIENLYKKNGFLEVTVIPSYKEYFKENKTEIFFLIHEGERYKISNINIQTDIPEINNFLKKFHGKFYKKEKILNVLKQLREKYYREGYLNVNYSLEEKINKTNKTVSLYLTFHKGKKFVIKDIQIKNFSYKPDIKLPIPYNPNKILALLDKTKSRLKDEGYFDGDAFLDVKIKPADGIIETVVIIDVKKGERYKQGITFIYGTRHLSPKMIINNLSKDKYYSKKEFDNELDFMYYTSLFDAINPYLKIDKKRKEVEKAYILHEDKRGSFQGSFGYNTEQKLKLSAAINLKNLFKYGFETSSYIEKNDLGWYYRFTFGNRLLPKRTGLFLSYIRNYEYHRIFDLETQGFELKVQRKPNKWVEQTISLQYMRNSLKNQNIYPDNFFKTLKLRLSFIDNHREPRVNPRHGYIITGALTKEFQDINYFKLYTTGRYYLSYAFLTWTQKLSFGHIFKKNEQLPPSERFFLGGVSSFRGFGYENVAGKKGQGGNTLLLINNEIRYPLFPSVNLFGFVFMDIGNVYEKFNQIGGTLRKTAGTGAYIPTPVGSFLIDIAFKLDRQPGEDLYRLEFSINTLF
- a CDS encoding twin-arginine translocase TatA/TatE family subunit: MFGGIGLSEILLIFVVALLVLGPKRLPELAKTLGRFYREIRSTVDEVKEVIVEEPQKQKHTQQYIPPNLDDEIETEINEDNKEKLKKNLQGEKISFKKKQENEINEREDKKS
- the tatC gene encoding twin-arginine translocase subunit TatC, coding for MSEKIKSPEEFEAPITEHLAELRIRLFRSLVAIIAGTLLVFVKVDIFFEIFKEPLKKAFPDLKLVALTPTESFFTAFKIALLVGFVVASPFVFYQIWKFIEPALYEEEKKLVVPFVFFTTVFFISGALFAYFGVLPLAIKFLLTFGYTQLDVEAMISVSSYISFVVRLILAFGITFELPVILSLLARLGLVTPEALSRFRPYFVIAAFTLAAFLTPPDIVSQVFLAMPLIVFYEISIIMAKILYPRSERSRENQV
- a CDS encoding flavin reductase family protein, with the protein product MEIDLKNLDAKQIYKLMTSIIVPRPIAWVSTISKDGVYNLAPFSYFAGISSDPPLLLISVGRKDTKEKKDTWQNIEETGEFVVNMVTKEILEKMNITALPFDREIDEFEKAGLTPVPSSVVRAPRVKEAPVNIECKSFEIIQIGKMGIILGEILKVHVKEDILNEKGYVDTTKLQIIGRLGGANYCIITEENTIELKRPDKR
- a CDS encoding Fur family transcriptional regulator — protein: MNRRQALKEFKQTIKNLGLKYTPQREKVFKAILNIRGHFEIEQLVHKIQSKNINVSRATVYRTLEILKELGYVREVIKFKNKTIYEINLKEHHNHLICTKCGKIIEFHSDKIEELQEKICQKYNFKPEFHRLEIFGLCEKCQKKKK